The Eleutherodactylus coqui strain aEleCoq1 chromosome 13, aEleCoq1.hap1, whole genome shotgun sequence genome includes a window with the following:
- the LOC136587322 gene encoding uncharacterized protein: MTRNASSRKEKYRSASSRTEQYRRWIQQEEEEQKCPLRRSNTGVDPAGRRSTGVDPAGRRSTGVDPAGGQVQKWIQKGEVRSGSNREEKYRSGSSREEKYRSGSSRKEKYRSGSSRKEKYRSGSSREEKYRSGSSRKEKYRSGSSRKEKYRSGSSRKEKYRSRSSREEKYRSGSSREEKYRSGSSRKEKYRSGSSREEKYRSGSSREEKYRSGSSREEKYRSGSSREEKYRSGSSREE; the protein is encoded by the exons ATGACCAGAAATGCATCAAGCAGGAAGGAAAAGTACAGAAGTGCATCCAGCAGGACGGAGCAGTACAGGagatggatccagcaggaagaagaagaacAGAAGTGTCCATTAAGAAGAAGTAATAcaggagtggatccagcagggaggagaagtacaggagtggatccagcagggaggagaagtACAGGAGTGGATCCAGCA GGAGGACAAGTACAGAAGTGGATCCAAAAGGGAGAAGTAAGGAGTGGATCCAACAGGGAGGAGAAGTACAGGAGTGGATCCAGTAGGGAGGAGAAGTACAGGAGTGGATCAAGTAGGAAGGAGAAGTACAGGAGTGGATCCAGTAGGAAGGAGAAGTAcaggagtggatccagcagggaggagaagtacaggagtggatccagcaggaaggagaagtacagGAGTGGATCCAGTAGGAAGGAGAAGTACAGGAGTGGATCCAGTAGGAAGGAGAAGTACAGGAGTAGatccagcagggaggagaagtacaggagtggatccagcagggaggagaagtACAGGAGTGGATCCAGTAGGAAGGAGAAGTAcaggagtggatccagcagggaggagaagtacaggagtggatccagcagggaggagaagtacaggagtggatccagcagggaggagaagtacaggagtggatccagcagggaggagaagtacaggagtggatccagcagggaGGAGTAG
- the LOC136587323 gene encoding uncharacterized protein: MCNLLSVPLGWFHTQCESSRSGSRREDKYRCGSSREDKYTSGSNREEKYRSGSSREEKYRSGSSREDKYRCGSSREDKYTSGSNREDKYRSGSSRKEKYRSGSSREDKYTSGSNREEKYRSGSSREEKYRSGSSREDKYRCGSSREDKYTSGSNREDKYRSGSSREEKYRSGSSREKYRSGSSRKDKYRSGSSREEKYRSGSSREDKYRSGSSREDKYRSGSSRNKKASNESSRKEGSLG, translated from the coding sequence ATGTGCAATTTACTTTCTGTccctttagggtggtttcacacacagtgtGAAAGCAGCAGAAGTGGATCCAGAAGGGAGGACAAGTACAGATGTGGATCCAGCAGAGAGGACAAGTACACAAGTGGATCCAACAGGGAGGAGAAgtacagaagtggatccagcagggaggagaagtacagaagtggatccagcagggagGACAAGTACAGATGTGGATCCAGCAGAGAGGACAAGTACACAAGTGGATCCAACAGGGAGGACAAgtacagaagtggatccagcaggaaggagaagtacagaagtggatccagcagagaGGACAAGTACACAAGTGGATCCAACAGGGAGGAGAAgtacagaagtggatccagcagggaggagaagtacagaagtggatccagcagggagGACAAGTACAGATGTGGATCCAGCAGAGAGGACAAGTACACAAGTGGATCCAACAGGGAGGACAAgtacagaagtggatccagcagggaggagaagtacagaagtggatccagcagggagaagtacagaagtggatccagcaggaaggacaagtacagaagtggatccagcagggaggagaagtacagaagtggatccagcagggagGACAAgtacagaagtggatccagcagggagGACAAGTACAGAAGTGGTTCCAGCAGGAATAAGAAGGCCAGCAAtgaatccagcaggaaggagggcAGTTTAGGATAG